The following coding sequences lie in one Seriola aureovittata isolate HTS-2021-v1 ecotype China chromosome 5, ASM2101889v1, whole genome shotgun sequence genomic window:
- the agpat9l gene encoding glycerol-3-phosphate acyltransferase 3-like isoform X1, translated as MEDFWSGALWALKIWLYLIVCLIMIPAMFGFSLGISETYMTILVKTLEWATLKIQKANADDILKASASNAGLIEREDGSMEKELEELRRSRPKPPVGGDFTLSDCFYFTRKGIESIVEDEVTQRFSSEELVSWNLLTRTNNDFQYISLRLTLVYGIGIFVRYCILAPLRILLACIGLSWLVIGTSTVGLLPNSRIKSWLSEWVHVMCYRICARGLSAAICYHNRENKPKKGGLCVANHTSPIDIVILCNDGCYAMVGQVHGGLMGVVQRAMVRSCPHVWFERAEMKDRHLVTKRLKDHVNDKTKLPILIFPEGTCVNNTSVMMFKKGSFEIGATIYPVAIKYDPKFGDAFWNSSKYSMVNYLLRMMTSWALVCNVWYLPAMHQQEGEDAVQFANRVKSAIAHQGGLVDLQWDGGLKRAKVKETFKEQQQKMYSSMVVGEDSSSNSD; from the exons ATGGAGGATTTCTGGTCAGGGGCCCTCTGGGCTCTGAAGATTTGGCTTTACCTCATTGTCTGCCTCATCATGATCCCAGCCATGTTTGGCTTCTCACTGGGCATCTCTGAGACCTACATGACCATCCTGGTCAAAACTTTAGAG TGGGCCACTCTGAAGATACAGAAGGCAAACGCAGATGACATACTGAAAGCTTCTGCATCTAATG caggtcTCATCGAGAGGGAAGATGGCTCTATGGAGAAAGAGTTAGAGGAACTTAGACGCAGTCGCCCCAAGCCACCAGTGGGTGGTGATTTTACACTTagtgactgtttttatttcacccgGAAAGGAATTGAGAGCATCGTGGAGGATGAG GTGACCCAGAGGTTCTCTTCAGAGGAGCTGGTGTCCTGGAACTTACTCACTCGCACCAACAACGATTTCCAGTACATCAGTCTGAGGCTGACACTGGTTTACGGCATCGGCATCTTTGTGAGATACTGCATCCTCGCGCCGCTCAG GATATTACTGGCCTGCATTGGTTTGAGCTGGCTGGTAATAGGAACATCTACAGTTGGATTACTTCCAAATTCAAG GATTAAGTCTTGGCTGAGTGAATGGGTCCATGTCATGTGCTACAGAATCTGTGCCCGAGGACTCTCTGCCGCTATCTGCTATCACAACAG GGAAAATAAACCCAAAAAAGGAGGACTCTGTGTCGCCAACCACACCTCTCCTATCGACATTGTGATTCTCTGCAACGACGGGTGTTATGCTATG GTGGGTCAGGTCCATGGAGGGCTGATGGGAGTTGTTCAGAGAGCCATGGTGAGGTCCTGTCCTCATGTCTGgtttgagagagcagagatgaaagATCGCCACCTAGTGACCAAAAG GTTGAAGGATCATGTGAATGACAAGACAAAGCTTCCCATATTAATATTTCCAGAGG GAACCTGTGTCAACAACACATCCGTCATGATGTTTAAAAAGGGAAGTTTTGAAATTGGAGCAACTATATATCCAGTAGCCATTAAG tATGACCCAAAGTTTGGAGATGCTTTCTGGAACAGTTCCAAGTACAGCATGGTTAATTACCTGCTGAGGATGATGACCAGCTGGGCCCTTGTCTGTAATGTCTGGTACCTACCAGCCATGCACCAGCAG gaGGGGGAAGACGCCGTCCAGTTTGCCAACAGAGTGAAGTCAGCCATCGCTCACCAGGGAGGGCTGGTAGATCTGCAGTG GGACGGAGGCCTGAAGAGAGCAAAGGTGAAGGAGACAtttaaagagcagcagcagaagatgtacagcagcatggtggtgggagaagacagcagcagcaacagtgactGA
- the agpat9l gene encoding glycerol-3-phosphate acyltransferase 3-like isoform X2: MEDFWSGALWALKIWLYLIVCLIMIPAMFGFSLGISETYMTILVKTLEWATLKIQKANADDILKASASNGLIEREDGSMEKELEELRRSRPKPPVGGDFTLSDCFYFTRKGIESIVEDEVTQRFSSEELVSWNLLTRTNNDFQYISLRLTLVYGIGIFVRYCILAPLRILLACIGLSWLVIGTSTVGLLPNSRIKSWLSEWVHVMCYRICARGLSAAICYHNRENKPKKGGLCVANHTSPIDIVILCNDGCYAMVGQVHGGLMGVVQRAMVRSCPHVWFERAEMKDRHLVTKRLKDHVNDKTKLPILIFPEGTCVNNTSVMMFKKGSFEIGATIYPVAIKYDPKFGDAFWNSSKYSMVNYLLRMMTSWALVCNVWYLPAMHQQEGEDAVQFANRVKSAIAHQGGLVDLQWDGGLKRAKVKETFKEQQQKMYSSMVVGEDSSSNSD, from the exons ATGGAGGATTTCTGGTCAGGGGCCCTCTGGGCTCTGAAGATTTGGCTTTACCTCATTGTCTGCCTCATCATGATCCCAGCCATGTTTGGCTTCTCACTGGGCATCTCTGAGACCTACATGACCATCCTGGTCAAAACTTTAGAG TGGGCCACTCTGAAGATACAGAAGGCAAACGCAGATGACATACTGAAAGCTTCTGCATCTAATG gtcTCATCGAGAGGGAAGATGGCTCTATGGAGAAAGAGTTAGAGGAACTTAGACGCAGTCGCCCCAAGCCACCAGTGGGTGGTGATTTTACACTTagtgactgtttttatttcacccgGAAAGGAATTGAGAGCATCGTGGAGGATGAG GTGACCCAGAGGTTCTCTTCAGAGGAGCTGGTGTCCTGGAACTTACTCACTCGCACCAACAACGATTTCCAGTACATCAGTCTGAGGCTGACACTGGTTTACGGCATCGGCATCTTTGTGAGATACTGCATCCTCGCGCCGCTCAG GATATTACTGGCCTGCATTGGTTTGAGCTGGCTGGTAATAGGAACATCTACAGTTGGATTACTTCCAAATTCAAG GATTAAGTCTTGGCTGAGTGAATGGGTCCATGTCATGTGCTACAGAATCTGTGCCCGAGGACTCTCTGCCGCTATCTGCTATCACAACAG GGAAAATAAACCCAAAAAAGGAGGACTCTGTGTCGCCAACCACACCTCTCCTATCGACATTGTGATTCTCTGCAACGACGGGTGTTATGCTATG GTGGGTCAGGTCCATGGAGGGCTGATGGGAGTTGTTCAGAGAGCCATGGTGAGGTCCTGTCCTCATGTCTGgtttgagagagcagagatgaaagATCGCCACCTAGTGACCAAAAG GTTGAAGGATCATGTGAATGACAAGACAAAGCTTCCCATATTAATATTTCCAGAGG GAACCTGTGTCAACAACACATCCGTCATGATGTTTAAAAAGGGAAGTTTTGAAATTGGAGCAACTATATATCCAGTAGCCATTAAG tATGACCCAAAGTTTGGAGATGCTTTCTGGAACAGTTCCAAGTACAGCATGGTTAATTACCTGCTGAGGATGATGACCAGCTGGGCCCTTGTCTGTAATGTCTGGTACCTACCAGCCATGCACCAGCAG gaGGGGGAAGACGCCGTCCAGTTTGCCAACAGAGTGAAGTCAGCCATCGCTCACCAGGGAGGGCTGGTAGATCTGCAGTG GGACGGAGGCCTGAAGAGAGCAAAGGTGAAGGAGACAtttaaagagcagcagcagaagatgtacagcagcatggtggtgggagaagacagcagcagcaacagtgactGA
- the myl7 gene encoding myosin regulatory light chain 2, atrial isoform: MASKKASNKRQRGGQKSCSNVFSMFEQSQIQEFKEAFGCIDQDRDGVIKKQDLRETYGQLGKLNVKDEELDEMLNEGKGPINFTVFLSLFGEKLNGTDPEDTILAAFKLFDPNGTGFVNKDEFRRLLMNQADKFSAEEVDQAFALAPIDPTGNIDYKSLCYIITHGDEKEES; the protein is encoded by the exons ATG GCAAGTAAGAAGGCCTCCAAtaagagacagaggggaggacaGAAGTCTTGCTCCAATGTCTTCTCCATGTTCGAGCAGTCCCAGATACAGGAGTTCAAGGAG GCTTTTGGCTGCATTGACCAAGACAGAGACGGAGTTATCAAAAAACAAGACCTGAGAGAGACGTATGGACAGCTGG ggAAGCTGAATGTCAAAGACGAGGAGTTGGATGAGATGTTGAATGAGGGGAAGGGCCCAATCAACTTCACTGTGTTCCTGTCTCTTTTTGGGGAGAAACTCAATG gtACCGATCCTGAAGACACCATACTTGCTGCCTTTAAGCTTTTTGATCCCAATGGGACGGGCTTTGTCAATAAGGATGA GTTTAGGAGGTTACTGATGAACCAAGCTGATAAATTCTCAGCAGAGGag GTGGATCAGGCCTTTGCTCTCGCTCCCATCGACCCAACTGGTAACATCGACTACAAGTCGCTCTGCTACATCATCACACATGGAGATGAGAAGGAAGAATCCTAA
- the gck gene encoding hexokinase-4 isoform X1: MKRMQREMDRGLHLDTHEEASVKMLPTYVCSTPEGSEVGDFLALDLGGTNFRVMLVIVGENEERSWKVETKNQMYSIPEDAMTGTAEMLFDYIAECMSDFLDKHHIKHKKLPLGFTFSFPVRHEDIDKGILLNWTKGFKASGAEGNNVVGLLRDAIKRRGEFEMDVVAMVNDTVATMISCYYEDRSCEVGMIVGTGCNACYMEEMRTVELVEGEEGRMCVNTEWGAFGDNGELEEFRLEYDRVVDETSVNPGQQLYEKVISGKYMGELVRLVLMKLVNEDLLFNGEASELLKTRGSFETRYVSQVESDTGDRKQIYNILSSLGVLPSELDCDIVRLVCESVSTRSAHMCGAGLAGVINLMRERRSEEALKITVGVDGSVYKLHPCFRDRFHKIVRDLTPHCEITFIQSEEGSGRGAALISAVACKMAASMLTQ, encoded by the exons ATGAAGAGGATGCAGCGTGAAATGGACAGAGGACTGCATTTAGATACGCACGAGGAGGCCAGTGTTAAAATGCTTCCAACTTACGTCTGCTCCACCCCTGAGGGATCAG aGGTAGGCGATTTCCTGGCTCTGGACCTGGGGGGGACAAACTTCCGTGTGATGCTGGTCATAGTGGGTGAaaatgaggagaggagctggAAAGTGGAGACAAAGAACCAAATGTACTCCATTCCTGAAGATGCCATGACAGGGACTGCTGAAATG CTGTTTGACTACATAGCAGAGTGTATGTCGGACTTCTTGGACAAACACCACATCAAGCACAAGAAGCTTCCTCTGGGTTTTACCTTCTCCTTTCCAGTACGACATGAGGACATTGACAAG GGCATCCTGCTCAACTGGACCAAAGGCTTCAAGGCTTCTGGGGCAGAAGGGAACAACGTTGTGGGTTTACTCAGAGACGCCATCAAGAGACGAGGG GAATTTGAGATGGATGTAGTTGCCATGGTGAATGACACAGTAGCCACCATGATTTCCTGCTATTACGAGGATCGCAGCTGTGAAGTTGGGATGATTGTTG GTACTGGTTGTAATGCTTGCTACATGGAGGAGATGAGGACTGTAGAGTTGGTAGAAGGGGAGGAGGGCCGGATGTGTGTAAACACAGAGTGGGGGGCGTTCGGAGACAACGGGGAGCTGGAGGAGTTCAGACTGGAGTACGACAGAGTGGTGGATGAGACTTCGGTTAACCCCGGACAACAGCT ATATGAGAAGGTGATCAGTGGGAAGTATATGGGTGAGCTGGTCAGGCTTGTTCTGATGAAGCTGGTGAATGAAGACCTGCTGTTCAACGGTGAAgcctcagagctgctgaagaCACGTGGCAGCTTTGAGACGCGTTACGTCTCACAGGTGGAGAG TGACACTGGggacagaaaacaaatctaCAATATCCTGTCCTCACTGGGTGTTCTGCCGTCAGAGCTGGACTGTGACATTGTGCGTCTGGTCTGTGAGAGTGTTTCCACTCGCTCCGCTCACATGTGCGGCGCGGGGCTCGCTGGTGTGATCAACCTAATGCGGGAGCGACGCAGCGAGGAAGCCCTGAAGATCACAGTGGGCGTGGACGGATCTGTCTACAAGCTGCACCCATG TTTCCGCGACAGGTTCCACAAAATCGTCCGGGACCTGACGCCTCACTGTGAGATCACCTTCATCCAGTCGGAGGAAGGGAGCGGTCGTGGAGCGGCTCTTATCTCAGCGGTGGCCTGTAAGATGGCTGCAAGCATGCTGACACAATAA
- the gck gene encoding hexokinase-4 isoform X2, protein MPCVSSQLSNQKGKMPCSYSSVVEKILMVEQILSEFRLNKEELKEVMKRMQREMDRGLHLDTHEEASVKMLPTYVCSTPEGSEVGDFLALDLGGTNFRVMLVIVGENEERSWKVETKNQMYSIPEDAMTGTAEMLFDYIAECMSDFLDKHHIKHKKLPLGFTFSFPVRHEDIDKGILLNWTKGFKASGAEGNNVVGLLRDAIKRRGEFEMDVVAMVNDTVATMISCYYEDRSCEVGMIVGTGCNACYMEEMRTVELVEGEEGRMCVNTEWGAFGDNGELEEFRLEYDRVVDETSVNPGQQLYEKVISGKYMGELVRLVLMKLVNEDLLFNGEASELLKTRGSFETRYVSQVESDTGDRKQIYNILSSLGVLPSELDCDIVRLVCESVSTRSAHMCGAGLAGVINLMRERRSEEALKITVGVDGSVYKLHPCFRDRFHKIVRDLTPHCEITFIQSEEGSGRGAALISAVACKMAASMLTQ, encoded by the exons ATGCCGTGTgtcagctctcagctctctAACCAGAAAGGGAAGATGCCTTGTAGCTACAGCTCTGTGGTTGAGAAAATCCTCATG GTAGAGCAGATCCTGTCAGAGTTCAGACTGAATAAGGAAGAACTAAAAGAAGTCATGAAGAGGATGCAGCGTGAAATGGACAGAGGACTGCATTTAGATACGCACGAGGAGGCCAGTGTTAAAATGCTTCCAACTTACGTCTGCTCCACCCCTGAGGGATCAG aGGTAGGCGATTTCCTGGCTCTGGACCTGGGGGGGACAAACTTCCGTGTGATGCTGGTCATAGTGGGTGAaaatgaggagaggagctggAAAGTGGAGACAAAGAACCAAATGTACTCCATTCCTGAAGATGCCATGACAGGGACTGCTGAAATG CTGTTTGACTACATAGCAGAGTGTATGTCGGACTTCTTGGACAAACACCACATCAAGCACAAGAAGCTTCCTCTGGGTTTTACCTTCTCCTTTCCAGTACGACATGAGGACATTGACAAG GGCATCCTGCTCAACTGGACCAAAGGCTTCAAGGCTTCTGGGGCAGAAGGGAACAACGTTGTGGGTTTACTCAGAGACGCCATCAAGAGACGAGGG GAATTTGAGATGGATGTAGTTGCCATGGTGAATGACACAGTAGCCACCATGATTTCCTGCTATTACGAGGATCGCAGCTGTGAAGTTGGGATGATTGTTG GTACTGGTTGTAATGCTTGCTACATGGAGGAGATGAGGACTGTAGAGTTGGTAGAAGGGGAGGAGGGCCGGATGTGTGTAAACACAGAGTGGGGGGCGTTCGGAGACAACGGGGAGCTGGAGGAGTTCAGACTGGAGTACGACAGAGTGGTGGATGAGACTTCGGTTAACCCCGGACAACAGCT ATATGAGAAGGTGATCAGTGGGAAGTATATGGGTGAGCTGGTCAGGCTTGTTCTGATGAAGCTGGTGAATGAAGACCTGCTGTTCAACGGTGAAgcctcagagctgctgaagaCACGTGGCAGCTTTGAGACGCGTTACGTCTCACAGGTGGAGAG TGACACTGGggacagaaaacaaatctaCAATATCCTGTCCTCACTGGGTGTTCTGCCGTCAGAGCTGGACTGTGACATTGTGCGTCTGGTCTGTGAGAGTGTTTCCACTCGCTCCGCTCACATGTGCGGCGCGGGGCTCGCTGGTGTGATCAACCTAATGCGGGAGCGACGCAGCGAGGAAGCCCTGAAGATCACAGTGGGCGTGGACGGATCTGTCTACAAGCTGCACCCATG TTTCCGCGACAGGTTCCACAAAATCGTCCGGGACCTGACGCCTCACTGTGAGATCACCTTCATCCAGTCGGAGGAAGGGAGCGGTCGTGGAGCGGCTCTTATCTCAGCGGTGGCCTGTAAGATGGCTGCAAGCATGCTGACACAATAA
- the ykt6 gene encoding synaptobrevin homolog YKT6, with product MRLYSLSILHKGATKANLLKAAYDLSSFSFFQRSSVQEFMTFTSALIVERTSQGSRASVKEQEYLCHVYVRNDNLGAVVIADTEYPQRVCFTLLDKVLEEFSRQVDSIDWPSGNPETITYKALDIHLAKYQNPREADAMTKVQAELDETKIILHNTMESLLERGEKLDDLVAKSEHLGNQSKAFYKTARKQNSCCEIM from the exons ATGAGACTCTACAGCCTCAGCATCCTCCACAAAGGAGCAACCAAAGCCAACCTCCTCAAAGCGGCCTACGACCTGTCATCCTTCAGCTTCTTCCAGCGCTCCAG tgTTCAGGAGTTCATGACCTTCACCAGTGCCTTGATTGTTGAACGAACATCTCAAGGAAGCCGTGCCTCAGTCAAAGAACAAG agtACCTGTGCCACGTGTATGTGAGAAATGACAACCTGGGAGCTGTGGTCATTGCAGATACTGAGTACCCACAGAGAGTCTGTTTCACATTGCTGGACAAG gtattAGAGGAGTTCTCCAGACAAGTGGACAGTATAGACTGGCCCTCTGGTAATCCTGAAACCATAACCTACAAAGCCCTAGATATTCACCTAGCTAAATATCAG aACCCCAGAGAAGCAGATGCAATGACCAAAGTGCAGGCAGAGCTGGATGAGACAAAGATCATTTTG CACAACACCATGGAAAgtttgttggaaagaggagagaaactgGATGATCTTGTGGCGAAGTCGGAGCACCTGGGAAACCAGTCCAAAGCCTTCTACAAGACT GCACGGAAACAGAACTCGTGCTGTGAAATCATGTGA
- the sb:cb288 gene encoding uncharacterized protein sb:cb288 isoform X1 produces the protein MKSYRTTSAIMWTEVNNKSKTVVDNGNSSMMVDPDLTQQLLHAVQQSNGSAAAGPCPSCTEDSLTRTSGIIPGAIAATVFITFLLALYTVLWKCMVSPPQRKHRKVRVRIQQRDSV, from the exons ATGAAGTCCTACCGCACAACCTCAGCAATCATGTGGACGGAGGTGAACAACAAGAGCAAGACTGTTGTCGACAACGGCAACAGCTCGATG atggttGACCCAGATCTCACTCAGCAGCTTCTACACGCTGTTCAGCAGAGCAATG GATCAGCTGCAGCTGGCCCTTGTCCCTCCTGCACAGAGGACTCTCTAACCAGGACCAGCGGGATCATCCCTG GTGCAATTGCAGCCACAGTGTTCATCACCTTTTTACTTGCTCTCTACACCGTCCTCTGGAAGTGCATGGTGTCGCCGCCGCAACG AAAGCACAGAAAGGTGAGGGTGAGAATACAACAGAGGGATTCTGTGTGA
- the sb:cb288 gene encoding uncharacterized protein sb:cb288 isoform X2 gives MDIRHGSRQTGLSDYQINREIHFRISCSWPLSLLHRGLSNQDQRDHPWCNCSHSVHHLFTCSLHRPLEVHGVAAATKAQKGEGENTTEGFCVKTVASRVRLFSKLKSESRLCSQ, from the exons ATGGATATCAGACATGGAAGCAGACAAACGGGGCTTTCAGATTACCAGATAAACAGGGAAATCCACTTCAG GATCAGCTGCAGCTGGCCCTTGTCCCTCCTGCACAGAGGACTCTCTAACCAGGACCAGCGGGATCATCCCTG GTGCAATTGCAGCCACAGTGTTCATCACCTTTTTACTTGCTCTCTACACCGTCCTCTGGAAGTGCATGGTGTCGCCGCCGCAACG AAAGCACAGAAAGGTGAGGGTGAGAATACAACAGAGGGATTCTGTGTGAAGACTGTGGCCTCCAGGGTGCGTCTTTTCAGCAAGTTAAAATCTGAGAGCAGACTTTGCTCCCAGTGA